In a single window of the Streptomyces sp. NBC_00094 genome:
- a CDS encoding DUF5937 family protein translates to MTIDITGLPQERIAFCPSPLAELGAALHALSEPAHHPRLHAWTTTTAAALKPELADRLHEADFMWNATRSDVLLPSRPRETLAEELDDLDRMDDEIFVGSALEISCNSKYKHGAPSPLVDEGMRRRALDLAAARGPRQTAFVERMLADPPGTRAWIRRLLEDCDAAFFADTWRRVGVQLSADARHKTELMRRKGLAEAVSAASAAMVLEEDEKGSRIVVDKLVQGRTSAEGTGVTFLPTAFGWPHLFALHTPGWQPVVQYPVPTRDLGGAAATEEVKLRLEAIAHPMRMRLCRSLARAANTTSELADAYNITAPEVSRHLAVLKKAGLLTTQRRGRYVLHQLDVSVVARLGSDFLESVLR, encoded by the coding sequence GTGACGATCGACATCACCGGACTGCCGCAGGAGCGCATCGCCTTCTGCCCCTCGCCCCTGGCCGAACTGGGCGCCGCCCTGCACGCCCTGTCCGAGCCCGCGCACCACCCCCGGCTCCACGCCTGGACGACCACGACCGCCGCCGCCCTCAAGCCCGAGCTCGCGGACCGGCTCCACGAGGCCGACTTCATGTGGAACGCCACCCGCTCGGACGTCCTGCTGCCGTCACGGCCCCGGGAGACCCTCGCGGAGGAGCTGGACGACCTCGACCGCATGGACGACGAGATCTTCGTGGGCTCCGCCCTGGAGATCTCCTGCAACAGCAAGTACAAGCACGGTGCCCCCTCCCCGCTCGTCGACGAGGGGATGCGCCGTCGCGCCCTCGACCTGGCCGCCGCGCGCGGGCCCCGGCAGACCGCCTTCGTGGAGCGGATGCTGGCCGACCCGCCCGGCACGCGCGCGTGGATCCGGCGGCTCCTGGAGGACTGCGACGCGGCCTTCTTCGCCGACACCTGGCGCCGCGTCGGCGTGCAGCTCTCCGCCGACGCCCGCCACAAGACCGAGCTGATGCGCCGCAAGGGCCTCGCCGAGGCCGTCTCCGCCGCCTCGGCCGCGATGGTCCTGGAGGAGGACGAGAAGGGCTCCCGGATCGTCGTCGACAAGCTGGTCCAGGGGCGTACGAGCGCCGAGGGAACGGGCGTGACGTTCCTGCCGACCGCCTTCGGCTGGCCACACCTCTTCGCGCTGCACACGCCCGGCTGGCAGCCGGTCGTCCAGTACCCGGTGCCCACCCGCGACCTCGGCGGCGCCGCCGCGACCGAGGAGGTCAAGCTGCGCCTGGAGGCCATCGCCCACCCCATGCGGATGCGGCTCTGCCGCAGCCTGGCCCGTGCCGCGAACACCACGAGCGAGCTGGCCGACGCGTACAACATCACCGCCCCCGAGGTCTCCCGGCACCTCGCGGTCCTGAAGAAGGCGGGACTGCTCACCACCCAGCGGCGCGGCCGGTACGTGCTCCACCAGCTCGACGTCTCCGTCGTCGCCCGGCTCGGCAGCGACTTCCTGGAGTCGGTCCTGCGGTAG
- a CDS encoding type III pantothenate kinase, with translation MLLTIDVGNTHTVLGLFDGEEIVEHWRISTDPRRTADEMAVLLQGLMGMHPLLGVELSDGIEGIAICATVPSVLHELREVTRRYYGDVPAVLVEPGVKTGVPVITDNPKEVGADRIINAAAAVELYGGPAIVVDFGTATTYDAVTARGEYAGGAIAPGIEISVEALGVKGAMLRKIELARPRNVIGKNTVEAMQSGIIYGYAGQVDGVVSRMKRELVGPNGDPSAVTVIATGGLAPMVLGESAEIDEHEPWLTLIGLRLVYERNVSRM, from the coding sequence ATGCTGCTCACCATCGACGTCGGCAACACGCACACGGTCCTCGGCCTCTTCGACGGCGAGGAGATCGTCGAGCACTGGCGGATCTCCACGGACCCGCGCAGGACCGCCGACGAGATGGCGGTCCTGCTCCAGGGCCTCATGGGCATGCACCCGCTGCTCGGCGTCGAGCTGAGCGACGGCATCGAGGGCATCGCCATCTGCGCGACGGTCCCCTCGGTGCTGCACGAGCTGCGCGAGGTGACCCGCCGGTACTACGGGGACGTGCCGGCGGTCCTGGTGGAGCCGGGCGTCAAGACGGGCGTCCCGGTCATCACCGACAACCCGAAGGAGGTCGGCGCGGACCGCATCATCAACGCGGCCGCGGCGGTCGAGCTGTACGGCGGCCCCGCGATCGTCGTCGACTTCGGCACGGCGACGACGTACGACGCGGTCACCGCGCGCGGCGAGTACGCGGGCGGGGCGATCGCGCCGGGCATCGAGATCTCGGTCGAGGCGCTGGGCGTGAAGGGGGCCATGCTCCGCAAGATCGAGCTGGCCCGCCCGCGGAACGTGATCGGCAAGAACACGGTCGAGGCGATGCAGTCGGGCATCATCTACGGCTACGCCGGCCAGGTCGACGGCGTGGTCTCCCGGATGAAGCGCGAACTCGTCGGCCCGAACGGCGACCCCTCCGCCGTGACCGTCATCGCCACGGGCGGTCTCGCCCCGATGGTCCTGGGCGAATCGGCCGAGATCGACGAGCACGAGCCCTGGCTGACCCTGATCGGCCTGCGGCTGGTGTACGAGCGGAACGTGTCCCGGATGTGA
- a CDS encoding response regulator transcription factor, translating into MSIRVMLVDDQVLLRTGFRMVLAAQPDMEVVAEAGDGVEALEVLRSTAVDVVLMDVRMPKLDGVETTRRICSQPDAPKVLILTTFDLDEYAFSGLKAGASGFMLKDVPPAELLGAIRSVHSGDAVVAPSTTRRLLDRFSPMLPSTGKETRAVDSALARLTDREREVMMLVAQGLSNGEIAARLVLSEATVKTHVGRILTKLGLRDRVQVVVLAYESGLVRAGGGGA; encoded by the coding sequence ATGTCCATCCGCGTGATGCTCGTCGACGACCAGGTGCTGCTGCGCACCGGTTTCCGCATGGTGCTCGCCGCCCAGCCGGACATGGAGGTCGTGGCCGAGGCGGGCGACGGCGTGGAGGCGCTGGAGGTGCTGCGCTCCACGGCGGTCGACGTCGTTCTGATGGACGTGCGGATGCCGAAGCTGGACGGGGTGGAGACGACCCGGCGGATCTGCTCCCAGCCGGACGCGCCCAAGGTGCTGATCCTGACCACGTTCGACCTCGACGAGTACGCGTTCTCGGGGCTGAAGGCGGGCGCGAGCGGCTTCATGCTGAAGGACGTGCCGCCGGCGGAGCTGCTGGGCGCGATCCGTTCGGTGCACAGCGGCGACGCGGTGGTGGCGCCCTCGACGACCCGTCGGCTGCTCGACCGCTTCTCGCCGATGCTGCCGTCGACGGGCAAGGAGACCCGGGCCGTCGACAGCGCGCTCGCGCGGCTCACGGACCGGGAGCGCGAGGTGATGATGCTGGTCGCGCAGGGCCTGTCGAACGGCGAGATCGCCGCCCGGCTGGTCCTCTCGGAGGCGACGGTGAAGACCCACGTGGGCCGGATCCTGACCAAGCTGGGCCTGCGCGACCGGGTCCAGGTCGTGGTCCTCGCGTACGAGTCGGGCCTGGTCCGCGCGGGCGGCGGCGGCGCGTAA
- a CDS encoding Rossmann-like and DUF2520 domain-containing protein gives MTRNRPVPTEDWNGRPVPTVNAPAAPEPRPEDRPARLTVGVVGAGRVGPALAASLRLAGHRPVAVSAVSDRSRRRAAELLPDVPVVEPARVLALADLVLLTVPDDALPGLVEGLADTGAVRPGQLLVHTSGRYGVRVLDPARRAGALPLALHPAMTFTGTPVDVQRLAGCSFGVTAPEELRLAAEALVIEMGGEPEWIAEDARPLYHAALALGANHLVTLVAQSMELLHKAGVAAPDRMLGPLLGAALDNALRSGDAALTGPVARGDAGTVAAHVAELRKHAPGTVAGYLAMARTTADRALAHGLLKPELAEDLLGVLAADSPAADGPQGDDR, from the coding sequence ATGACCAGAAATCGTCCGGTACCCACCGAGGACTGGAACGGAAGGCCCGTACCCACCGTGAACGCACCAGCAGCGCCAGAGCCCCGTCCCGAGGACCGGCCCGCCCGGCTCACCGTCGGCGTCGTCGGCGCCGGCCGCGTGGGCCCCGCCCTCGCCGCCTCCCTCCGGCTCGCGGGCCACCGCCCCGTCGCCGTCTCCGCGGTCTCCGACCGCTCCCGGCGCCGCGCCGCGGAGCTCCTGCCCGACGTCCCGGTCGTCGAGCCCGCCCGCGTCCTCGCCCTCGCCGACCTGGTCCTGCTGACCGTCCCGGACGACGCGCTGCCGGGCCTGGTCGAGGGCCTCGCCGACACCGGAGCCGTACGGCCGGGGCAGCTGCTCGTCCACACCTCCGGGCGGTACGGCGTACGGGTCCTCGACCCGGCCCGCCGGGCCGGCGCCCTGCCGCTCGCCCTGCACCCCGCCATGACCTTCACCGGCACCCCCGTGGACGTCCAGCGGCTGGCCGGCTGCTCCTTCGGGGTGACCGCGCCCGAGGAACTGCGGCTCGCCGCCGAGGCCCTGGTGATCGAGATGGGCGGCGAGCCCGAGTGGATCGCCGAGGACGCCCGGCCGCTCTACCACGCGGCCCTGGCCCTCGGCGCGAACCACCTGGTCACGCTGGTGGCCCAGTCGATGGAGCTGCTCCACAAGGCCGGGGTCGCCGCGCCCGACCGGATGCTGGGCCCCCTCCTCGGCGCCGCTCTGGACAACGCCCTGCGGTCCGGGGACGCGGCCCTCACCGGCCCCGTCGCGCGCGGTGACGCCGGTACGGTCGCCGCCCACGTCGCGGAGCTGCGCAAGCACGCGCCCGGCACCGTCGCCGGCTATCTGGCGATGGCCCGCACGACCGCCGACCGGGCGCTCGCACACGGCCTGCTCAAGCCCGAGCTGGCCGAGGACCTGCTGGGCGTGCTCGCCGCCGACAGCCCCGCCGCCGACGGGCCGCAAGGAGACGACCGATGA
- a CDS encoding SCO3374 family protein: MALTVPPPRSPLDGGLARWYEDELGWAAVAGPPVQLVTGLRFDVLELPATAGRGVLHRMGAATGPVALMGRRMRLLVAAGSAEELPGLLDWLEWGGISLDLAMLGTDGRMTAPLPPGRGGSGTPGAAVWLRPPVPGREVESSLPALRSAPWGGGDAGAPCLVRLVTAAAVECHRARLLSARTRGPAPQQLSPQRFASS, encoded by the coding sequence ATGGCCCTCACCGTCCCGCCTCCCCGCTCGCCGCTCGACGGCGGTCTGGCGCGGTGGTACGAGGACGAGCTCGGCTGGGCGGCGGTGGCGGGACCCCCGGTCCAGCTGGTCACGGGGCTGCGCTTCGACGTCCTCGAGCTGCCCGCCACGGCCGGCCGTGGCGTCCTGCACCGGATGGGTGCGGCGACGGGGCCGGTCGCCCTCATGGGGCGCCGGATGCGGCTCCTCGTGGCCGCGGGGAGCGCGGAGGAGCTGCCGGGGCTGCTCGACTGGCTGGAGTGGGGCGGGATCTCGCTGGATCTCGCGATGCTCGGCACCGACGGCCGGATGACCGCGCCCCTTCCCCCGGGGAGGGGCGGTTCCGGCACGCCGGGTGCCGCTGTGTGGCTGCGGCCGCCCGTGCCGGGGCGCGAGGTCGAGTCCTCGCTTCCGGCCCTGCGGTCCGCGCCCTGGGGCGGGGGCGATGCGGGCGCCCCCTGTCTGGTGCGGCTCGTGACCGCCGCCGCGGTGGAGTGCCACCGGGCGCGGCTGCTGAGTGCCCGGACCCGTGGTCCGGCGCCCCAGCAGCTGTCGCCTCAGCGGTTCGCGTCCTCGTAG
- a CDS encoding BlaI/MecI/CopY family transcriptional regulator — translation MPRPLGELEDAVMTRVWQWNRPVTVREVLEDLQQERSIAYTTVMTVMDNLHQKGWVRREVDGRAYRYTAVSTRAAYSAALMNEAWAQSDNPAAALVAFFGMMSQDQREALNDAIRIVQRDNPVPAPPEEAAGDKGDKQGKGAEGSGGRER, via the coding sequence GTGCCCCGCCCATTGGGAGAGCTTGAGGACGCCGTCATGACGCGCGTCTGGCAATGGAACCGCCCGGTGACCGTCCGGGAAGTTCTGGAAGACCTCCAGCAGGAACGGTCCATCGCCTACACCACCGTCATGACCGTCATGGACAATCTCCATCAGAAGGGCTGGGTGCGCCGGGAAGTCGACGGCCGCGCCTATCGGTATACGGCGGTCTCCACCCGGGCCGCCTACTCGGCCGCTCTGATGAACGAGGCCTGGGCCCAGAGCGACAACCCGGCCGCCGCTCTCGTCGCCTTCTTCGGCATGATGTCGCAGGACCAGCGGGAGGCGCTGAACGACGCCATCCGGATCGTCCAGCGTGACAACCCCGTCCCCGCCCCGCCCGAAGAGGCCGCGGGCGACAAGGGCGACAAGCAGGGCAAGGGTGCCGAGGGATCCGGGGGCCGGGAGCGATAG
- a CDS encoding Lsr2 family protein, producing MAQKVQVLLVDDLDGVEADETVTFALDGKTYEIDLTTANAEKLRGLLEPYTKSGRRTGGRSATTRGKGRVAVGGSPDTAKIRAWAKENGHDVNDRGRVPAKVKAAYEDANR from the coding sequence GTGGCACAGAAGGTTCAGGTCCTTCTTGTCGACGACCTCGACGGCGTCGAGGCGGACGAGACGGTGACGTTCGCGCTGGACGGCAAGACCTACGAGATCGACCTCACCACCGCCAACGCGGAAAAGCTCCGTGGCCTGCTCGAGCCGTACACCAAGAGCGGCCGTCGCACCGGTGGCCGCAGCGCCACCACGCGTGGCAAGGGCCGGGTCGCCGTGGGCGGCAGCCCCGACACCGCGAAGATCCGCGCGTGGGCCAAGGAGAACGGTCACGACGTCAACGACCGCGGTCGTGTCCCGGCGAAGGTGAAGGCCGCCTACGAGGACGCGAACCGCTGA
- the nadC gene encoding carboxylating nicotinate-nucleotide diphosphorylase, which yields MTTPEEARPEPVDVPLIQISAPSAAPEAGGCGDGCACGEGEEFECGLDPALAELLADAGLDPVQVEDIAHLAIAEDLDGGVDVTTVATVPEDAVATADFTAREAGVVAGLRVAEAVLSIVCADEFEVERHVEDGERVEAGQTLLSVTARTRDLLTGERSALNILCRLSGIATATRAWADALEGTKAKVRDTRKTTPGLRALEKYAVRCGGGVNHRMSLSDAALVKDNHVVAAGGVAAAFKAVRELFPEVPIEVEVDTMDQVGEVLDAGADLILLDNFTPDETAEAVALVAGRAVLESSGRLTLENAAAYAATGVDYLAVGGLTHSSPILDIGLDLREVRA from the coding sequence GTGACCACGCCCGAGGAAGCCCGTCCCGAGCCCGTGGACGTCCCTCTGATCCAGATCAGCGCCCCCTCCGCGGCCCCCGAGGCCGGCGGCTGTGGCGACGGCTGCGCCTGCGGCGAGGGCGAGGAGTTCGAGTGCGGGCTCGACCCCGCCCTCGCCGAGCTCCTCGCGGACGCCGGTCTCGACCCCGTACAGGTCGAGGACATCGCCCACCTCGCGATCGCCGAGGACCTCGACGGCGGCGTGGACGTGACGACCGTGGCGACCGTCCCCGAGGACGCCGTCGCCACCGCCGACTTCACCGCCCGCGAGGCCGGCGTCGTGGCCGGTCTGCGCGTCGCCGAGGCCGTCCTGTCGATCGTGTGCGCCGACGAGTTCGAGGTCGAGCGGCACGTCGAGGACGGCGAGCGCGTCGAGGCCGGGCAGACGCTCCTGAGCGTCACCGCCCGCACCCGCGACCTGCTGACCGGCGAGCGCAGCGCGCTCAACATCCTGTGCCGCCTCTCCGGCATCGCCACCGCCACGCGCGCGTGGGCGGACGCCCTGGAGGGCACGAAGGCCAAGGTCCGCGACACCCGCAAGACGACCCCGGGCCTGCGCGCCCTGGAGAAGTACGCGGTGCGCTGCGGCGGCGGCGTCAACCACCGCATGTCGCTCTCCGACGCGGCCCTCGTGAAGGACAACCACGTGGTGGCGGCCGGCGGCGTCGCGGCGGCCTTCAAGGCGGTGCGGGAGCTGTTCCCCGAGGTGCCGATCGAGGTCGAGGTCGACACGATGGACCAGGTCGGCGAGGTCCTGGACGCGGGCGCGGACCTGATCCTGCTCGACAACTTCACCCCGGACGAGACCGCGGAGGCCGTCGCGCTCGTCGCGGGCCGCGCCGTCCTGGAGTCCTCGGGCCGGCTGACCCTGGAGAACGCCGCGGCGTACGCGGCGACCGGCGTCGACTACCTGGCGGTCGGCGGGCTCACCCACTCCTCCCCGATCCTCGACATCGGCCTGGACCTGCGCGAGGTGCGGGCCTGA
- a CDS encoding low specificity L-threonine aldolase, whose protein sequence is MEPIKPVEATDATDATDSTDSMSEEAARLYRAKVWGGAERTMWHTSVDGTVGHRLRELADWAELAGHGDRPLDTYGNGAVEEVERRVAEELGLPAAVFFPTGTMAQQIALRCWAGRTGSPVVALHPLAHPEVHEGGALGAVSGLRTIHLTDAPRLPTAQEVRDHPEPFGTLMLELPLRDAGFVLPSWDELTEVVEAARERDAVVHFDGARLWECTTAFGRGLPEIAGLADSVYVSFYKSLGGLSGAALAGPEDVMEEARVWRHRYGGLLFQQYPTALSALRGLDVELPRLPSYVRHARVVADAVREELAEAGTGWFRIHPETPHTHQFQVWLPYDPEALTAAALAQTEATGTALFRRWFTPGAGGPPGVAFTELTVTEPGLEWTAADVRAAVRDFLSRIEG, encoded by the coding sequence ATGGAACCGATCAAACCGGTGGAAGCGACGGACGCGACGGACGCGACCGACTCGACGGACTCGATGAGTGAGGAAGCGGCCCGGCTGTACCGGGCGAAGGTCTGGGGCGGTGCCGAGCGGACGATGTGGCACACCTCCGTCGACGGGACGGTCGGGCACCGGCTGCGCGAGCTCGCCGACTGGGCGGAGCTCGCCGGCCACGGGGACCGGCCCCTCGACACGTACGGCAACGGGGCGGTGGAGGAGGTCGAGCGGCGTGTGGCCGAGGAGCTCGGCCTGCCCGCCGCCGTCTTCTTCCCGACCGGCACGATGGCCCAGCAGATCGCGCTGCGCTGCTGGGCCGGCCGCACGGGCAGCCCCGTCGTCGCCCTCCACCCGCTGGCCCACCCCGAGGTCCACGAGGGCGGGGCGCTCGGGGCGGTCTCCGGGCTCCGTACGATCCACCTGACCGACGCCCCGCGGCTGCCCACGGCCCAGGAGGTACGCGACCACCCGGAGCCCTTCGGGACGCTGATGCTGGAGCTCCCGCTGCGCGACGCCGGCTTCGTACTGCCGTCCTGGGACGAGCTGACCGAGGTGGTCGAGGCCGCCCGGGAGCGGGACGCGGTGGTCCACTTCGACGGCGCGCGCCTGTGGGAGTGCACGACCGCCTTCGGCCGCGGGCTCCCGGAGATCGCGGGGCTCGCGGACAGCGTGTACGTCTCGTTCTACAAGTCCCTCGGCGGCCTGTCCGGGGCCGCGCTCGCCGGTCCCGAGGACGTCATGGAGGAGGCGCGGGTCTGGCGGCACCGGTACGGAGGGCTCCTCTTCCAGCAGTACCCCACGGCGCTCTCCGCCCTCCGGGGCCTCGACGTCGAGCTGCCCCGGCTGCCCTCGTACGTGCGGCACGCGCGCGTGGTGGCCGACGCGGTGCGGGAGGAGCTCGCGGAGGCGGGCACGGGCTGGTTCCGGATCCACCCGGAGACCCCGCACACCCACCAGTTCCAGGTCTGGCTGCCGTACGACCCCGAGGCCCTGACGGCCGCGGCCCTCGCGCAGACCGAGGCCACCGGCACCGCCCTCTTCCGCCGCTGGTTCACCCCGGGAGCGGGCGGCCCGCCGGGGGTGGCCTTCACGGAGCTGACGGTGACGGAACCCGGCCTGGAGTGGACGGCGGCGGACGTACGGGCGGCGGTACGGGACTTCCTGTCCCGGATCGAGGGCTGA
- the panC gene encoding pantoate--beta-alanine ligase, which produces MPTVEDLQDAAAHHGLPGHNAVVMTMGALHDGHATLIRTARERVGAEGFVVVTVFVNPLQFGAGEDLDRYPRTLEADLELAFDAGASVVFAPSVDEVYPGGEPQVRITAGPMGERLEGASRPGHFDGMLTVVAKLLHLTSPDLAFFGQKDAQQLALIRRMARDLNFPVEIVGVETVRETDGLALSSRNRYLSAEERRTALALSRALFAARERLAAQEALRARAASLPGAQGRSGNRAEALSRLGEARAAADAHAVAQAAERGGAEAVRAAARTVLDDAAKAEPPLALDYLALVDPADFTEVADDHEGEAVLAVAARVGTTRLIDNIPLTFGATK; this is translated from the coding sequence ATGCCCACGGTCGAGGACCTCCAGGACGCCGCCGCCCATCACGGGCTGCCCGGCCACAACGCCGTCGTCATGACCATGGGCGCCCTCCACGACGGCCACGCCACCCTGATCCGCACCGCCCGCGAGCGCGTCGGCGCCGAGGGCTTCGTCGTCGTCACCGTCTTCGTCAACCCGCTCCAGTTCGGCGCCGGCGAGGACCTCGACCGCTACCCCCGCACCCTTGAGGCCGATCTGGAGCTGGCCTTCGACGCGGGGGCGAGCGTCGTGTTCGCGCCCTCCGTCGACGAGGTCTACCCGGGCGGCGAGCCCCAGGTCCGGATCACCGCCGGCCCCATGGGCGAGCGCCTCGAAGGCGCCTCCCGGCCCGGTCACTTCGACGGCATGCTGACCGTCGTCGCGAAGCTCCTCCACCTGACCTCGCCCGACCTGGCCTTCTTCGGCCAGAAGGACGCCCAGCAGCTCGCCCTGATCCGCCGCATGGCCCGCGACCTGAACTTCCCGGTCGAGATCGTCGGCGTGGAGACCGTCCGCGAGACCGACGGCCTCGCCCTCTCCAGCCGCAACCGCTACCTGTCCGCCGAGGAGCGCCGTACCGCCCTCGCGCTGTCCCGTGCGCTGTTCGCCGCCCGTGAGCGGCTCGCCGCCCAGGAGGCGCTGCGCGCGCGTGCCGCCTCCCTGCCGGGAGCCCAGGGCAGGTCCGGGAACCGCGCCGAGGCGCTCTCGCGGCTCGGCGAGGCCCGGGCCGCCGCCGACGCCCACGCGGTCGCGCAGGCGGCCGAGCGCGGCGGCGCCGAAGCCGTCCGGGCCGCGGCCCGGACCGTCCTCGACGACGCGGCGAAGGCCGAGCCGCCGCTCGCCCTCGACTACCTGGCCCTCGTCGACCCGGCCGACTTCACCGAGGTCGCCGACGACCACGAAGGCGAGGCGGTCCTCGCCGTCGCCGCGCGGGTGGGGACGACGCGGCTCATCGACAACATCCCCCTGACCTTCGGAGCCACCAAGTGA
- a CDS encoding L-aspartate oxidase, with protein sequence MTGIRLHAPAPGWAIDADVVVVGSGVAGLTAALRCTAAGLRTVVVTKARLDDGSTRWAQGGIAAALGEGDTPEQHLDDTLVAGAGLCDEEAVRLLVTEGPAAVRRLIATGADFDKTVDGEIALTREGGHHRRRIAHAGGDATGAEISRALVEAIRDGGVRFIEHALVLDLLTDAEGRTAGVTLHVMGEGQHDGVGAVHAPAVVLATGGMGQVFSATTNPAVSTGDGVALALRAGAEVSDLEFVQFHPTVLFLGADSEGQQPLVSEAVRGEGAYLVDGDGVRFMLGQHELAELAPRDIVAKAIMRRMQEQGTEHMYLDARHFGAEMWAERFPTILAACRLHGIDPVTEPIPVAPAAHYASGGVRTDLRGRTTVPGLYACGEVACTGVHGANRLASNSLLEGLVFAERIAEEITAAAPRVPGAPVPHPAPVTLPLPVAGARTRIQRVMTAGAGVLRSERSLRGAAEALDALHSDALEGGTDDTKAAEPGVESWETTNLLCVARVLVAAARRREETRGCHWREDHPDRDDTDWRRHLVVRLTPERTLDVRTTGTHDLPPTLDAPREP encoded by the coding sequence GTGACCGGAATACGGCTGCACGCGCCCGCGCCGGGCTGGGCCATCGACGCCGACGTCGTCGTGGTCGGCTCCGGGGTCGCGGGCCTCACCGCCGCCCTGCGCTGCACGGCCGCCGGGCTCCGTACGGTCGTCGTCACCAAGGCCCGGCTGGACGACGGCTCCACCCGCTGGGCGCAGGGCGGCATCGCCGCCGCGCTCGGCGAGGGCGACACCCCCGAGCAGCACCTCGACGACACGCTCGTCGCCGGTGCCGGCCTCTGCGACGAGGAGGCCGTGCGGCTGCTCGTCACCGAGGGCCCCGCCGCCGTCCGCCGTCTCATCGCGACCGGCGCCGACTTCGACAAGACCGTCGACGGCGAGATCGCGCTGACCCGCGAGGGCGGCCACCACCGGCGCCGGATCGCCCACGCAGGCGGCGACGCGACCGGCGCCGAGATCTCCCGGGCCCTGGTCGAGGCGATACGCGACGGGGGAGTGCGCTTCATCGAGCACGCCCTCGTCCTGGACCTCCTGACGGACGCGGAGGGCCGTACGGCCGGGGTGACGCTGCACGTCATGGGCGAGGGGCAGCACGACGGCGTCGGAGCCGTCCACGCCCCCGCCGTGGTCCTCGCCACCGGCGGCATGGGCCAGGTCTTCTCCGCCACGACCAACCCGGCGGTCTCCACCGGCGACGGCGTCGCGCTCGCGCTGCGCGCCGGGGCCGAGGTCTCCGACCTGGAGTTCGTCCAGTTCCACCCGACGGTGCTCTTCCTCGGCGCCGACTCCGAGGGCCAGCAGCCGCTGGTCTCCGAGGCGGTCAGGGGCGAGGGCGCGTACCTCGTCGACGGCGACGGGGTCCGCTTCATGCTCGGGCAGCACGAGCTGGCCGAGCTCGCGCCCCGCGACATCGTCGCCAAGGCGATCATGCGCCGGATGCAGGAGCAGGGCACCGAGCACATGTACCTCGACGCCCGGCACTTCGGCGCCGAGATGTGGGCGGAGCGCTTCCCCACGATCCTGGCCGCCTGCCGCCTCCACGGCATCGACCCGGTGACCGAGCCGATCCCGGTCGCGCCCGCCGCGCACTACGCCTCCGGCGGCGTCCGCACGGACCTGCGCGGCCGGACCACGGTCCCGGGCCTGTACGCGTGCGGCGAGGTCGCCTGTACGGGTGTCCACGGCGCCAACCGGCTCGCCTCGAACTCGCTCCTCGAAGGCCTGGTCTTCGCCGAGCGGATCGCCGAGGAGATCACGGCCGCCGCCCCGCGCGTGCCCGGTGCCCCGGTGCCGCACCCGGCCCCGGTGACGCTGCCGCTGCCGGTGGCGGGCGCCCGGACCCGGATCCAGCGGGTCATGACGGCCGGCGCGGGGGTGCTCCGCTCCGAGCGCAGCCTGCGGGGGGCCGCGGAGGCCCTCGACGCCCTGCACAGCGACGCCCTGGAGGGCGGCACCGACGACACCAAGGCGGCCGAGCCGGGCGTGGAGTCCTGGGAGACCACCAACCTGCTGTGCGTCGCCCGGGTCCTGGTCGCAGCCGCCCGCCGCCGCGAGGAGACCCGCGGCTGCCACTGGCGCGAGGACCACCCCGACCGCGACGACACGGACTGGCGCCGGCATCTCGTCGTACGCCTGACACCGGAGCGGACCCTCGACGTCCGGACGACCGGCACGCATGACCTTCCCCCGACCCTCGACGCCCCCAGGGAGCCGTAA
- a CDS encoding amino-acid N-acetyltransferase, which yields MSPSASPAASAAPAKAVTVRRARTSDVAAVRRLVDPFVQRGILLDKATVTLYESIQEFWVAERDEDAEVVGCGALHVMWEDLAEVRTLAVDPEFKGAGVGHQVLGKLLQTARWLGVRRVFCLTFEVDFFAKHGFVEIGETPVDGDVYSELLRSYDEGVAEFLGLERVKPNTLGNSRMLLHL from the coding sequence ATGTCGCCGTCTGCTTCCCCGGCCGCTTCCGCGGCCCCCGCCAAAGCCGTCACCGTACGCAGGGCCCGCACCAGTGATGTCGCCGCGGTCCGCCGTCTCGTCGATCCTTTCGTTCAGCGCGGGATCCTTCTCGACAAGGCGACCGTGACCCTTTACGAGTCCATCCAGGAGTTCTGGGTCGCGGAACGCGACGAGGACGCCGAGGTCGTCGGTTGTGGCGCTCTGCACGTCATGTGGGAAGACCTCGCGGAAGTCCGTACTCTCGCCGTCGATCCCGAGTTCAAGGGAGCCGGCGTAGGACATCAGGTGCTGGGCAAGTTGTTGCAGACGGCCCGATGGCTCGGGGTGCGGCGGGTATTCTGCCTGACCTTCGAAGTGGACTTCTTCGCGAAGCACGGCTTCGTCGAGATCGGCGAGACCCCGGTCGACGGAGATGTCTACAGCGAGCTCCTTCGTTCCTATGACGAGGGAGTCGCCGAGTTCCTCGGTCTCGAACGAGTGAAGCCGAACACCTTGGGCAACAGTCGGATGCTTCTGCACCTGTGA